A part of Arachis hypogaea cultivar Tifrunner chromosome 12, arahy.Tifrunner.gnm2.J5K5, whole genome shotgun sequence genomic DNA contains:
- the LOC112727261 gene encoding uncharacterized protein isoform X2 gives MQALTLSKRLSTSKPLFRISPNFIVQSSTTSSSSTTSPPPSSPITAADGGSSCHPLALLSLLRIPRSATQSLRIGVSGSDLRDANLAGGQVRAYEVLKLYRPCYRTGIATFKVQPHGAAGYATATTTGDSIQRKERYSGLRSVGPKTKREQLLKATALVPLLLIFPNAYSMLAANLFVFWHISAGIEEILADYVHHEMTRNYVVIAFKLFLIIAMKDVFLKFVFV, from the exons atgcAGGCTCTGACCCTGAGCAAGAGGCTCTCTACATCCAAGCCTCTCTTCAGAATCTCTCCTAACTTCATCGTTCAATCATCAACCACCTCCTCCTCTTCCACCACCTCTCCGCCACCTTCGTCACCGATCACCGCCGCAGATGGCGGCTCCTCCTGCCATCCCTTGGCTCTCCTCAGCTTACTCCGCATTCCCAGGTCCGCTACCCAAAGCCTCCGAATTGGTGTCTCCGGATCTGAC CTTAGAGATGCGAATCTCGCTGGAGGCCAAG TGCGCGCTTATGAG GTTCTGAAACTTTATCGCCCCTGTTACAGAACCGGAATAGCAACTTTCAAG GTTCAGCCTCACGGTGCAGCTGGTTATGCAACTGCTACTACTACTGGCGATAGCATCCAGAG GAAGGAGCGATACAGTGGATTGAGGAGTGTAGGTCCGAAGACAAAGAGAGAGCAGCTGCTAAAAGCCACTGCACTTGTCCCACTTCTTTTGATATTCCCGAACGCATATTCCATGCTCGCAGCGAATCTCTTTGTATTCTGGCACATAAGTGCTGGTATTGAAGAGATTTTGGCTGATTATGTCCACCATGAGATGACCCGAAATTACGTCGTGATTGCTTTCAAATTGTTCCTGATAATTGCAATGAAGGATGTGTTCCTAAAATTTGTATTTGTATAA
- the LOC112727261 gene encoding uncharacterized protein isoform X1, whose amino-acid sequence MQALTLSKRLSTSKPLFRISPNFIVQSSTTSSSSTTSPPPSSPITAADGGSSCHPLALLSLLRIPRSATQSLRIGVSGSDLRDANLAGGQVRAYEVLKLYRPCYRTGIATFKVQPHGAAGYATATTTGDSIQRSGLITLTIVRHVYRKERYSGLRSVGPKTKREQLLKATALVPLLLIFPNAYSMLAANLFVFWHISAGIEEILADYVHHEMTRNYVVIAFKLFLIIAMKDVFLKFVFV is encoded by the exons atgcAGGCTCTGACCCTGAGCAAGAGGCTCTCTACATCCAAGCCTCTCTTCAGAATCTCTCCTAACTTCATCGTTCAATCATCAACCACCTCCTCCTCTTCCACCACCTCTCCGCCACCTTCGTCACCGATCACCGCCGCAGATGGCGGCTCCTCCTGCCATCCCTTGGCTCTCCTCAGCTTACTCCGCATTCCCAGGTCCGCTACCCAAAGCCTCCGAATTGGTGTCTCCGGATCTGAC CTTAGAGATGCGAATCTCGCTGGAGGCCAAG TGCGCGCTTATGAG GTTCTGAAACTTTATCGCCCCTGTTACAGAACCGGAATAGCAACTTTCAAG GTTCAGCCTCACGGTGCAGCTGGTTATGCAACTGCTACTACTACTGGCGATAGCATCCAGAG GTCTGGTTTGATTACTTTAACCATTGTTCGGCATGTATATAGGAAGGAGCGATACAGTGGATTGAGGAGTGTAGGTCCGAAGACAAAGAGAGAGCAGCTGCTAAAAGCCACTGCACTTGTCCCACTTCTTTTGATATTCCCGAACGCATATTCCATGCTCGCAGCGAATCTCTTTGTATTCTGGCACATAAGTGCTGGTATTGAAGAGATTTTGGCTGATTATGTCCACCATGAGATGACCCGAAATTACGTCGTGATTGCTTTCAAATTGTTCCTGATAATTGCAATGAAGGATGTGTTCCTAAAATTTGTATTTGTATAA